One window from the genome of Ignavibacteriales bacterium encodes:
- the rpsK gene encoding 30S ribosomal protein S11, with amino-acid sequence MAKVVKKTKKRVHVDAVGVAHVKATFNNVIVTLTDIYGNTISWSSAGKNGFKGSRKNTPFAAQVSAEAAAKEAVDLGLRKVDVLVKGPGAGREAAIRALNTAGLDVMSIKDITPIPHNGCRPPKKRRV; translated from the coding sequence TTGGCTAAAGTAGTTAAAAAAACTAAAAAAAGAGTTCACGTTGATGCAGTAGGTGTTGCTCACGTTAAGGCTACATTTAATAATGTTATTGTAACTCTAACCGATATTTATGGTAATACAATTTCCTGGTCTTCTGCTGGTAAAAATGGATTTAAAGGATCAAGAAAAAATACTCCATTTGCAGCTCAGGTATCTGCAGAAGCTGCTGCAAAGGAAGCCGTTGATCTTGGATTAAGAAAAGTTGATGTTTTGGTAAAGGGACCAGGTGCTGGCAGAGAAGCCGCCATCCGTGCGCTAAATACAGCCGGTCTGGATGTTATGTCTATTAAAGATATTACTCCAATACCGCATAACGGTTGCAGACCACCAAAGAAAAGAAGAGTTTAA
- the rpsD gene encoding 30S ribosomal protein S4, with the protein MARHTGPSCRLCRREKQKLFLKGSKCFSDKCTLEKKNYSPGQHGLSRRTKFSEYGVQLREKQKVKRIYGLLETQFHNYFENAIRQKGVTGENLVKILERRFDNVVYRLGFAPSRKSARQLILHRHFLIDDQIVDIPSYIVSPGEIIKLRDKSKKLDIIHNSLKRTKDNVYSWLQIDKASLSGTFLQVPERVEVPLNANEQLIVELYSK; encoded by the coding sequence ATGGCAAGACACACAGGACCAAGCTGTAGATTATGTAGAAGAGAAAAGCAAAAATTATTTCTTAAAGGAAGTAAATGTTTTTCTGATAAATGTACATTGGAGAAAAAGAATTATTCACCGGGACAGCACGGATTATCCAGAAGAACTAAATTTTCTGAATATGGAGTACAACTAAGAGAAAAGCAAAAAGTAAAAAGAATATATGGATTACTTGAGACTCAATTCCACAATTATTTCGAAAATGCAATCAGGCAAAAAGGCGTTACAGGCGAAAACCTGGTTAAGATTTTAGAAAGAAGATTTGATAATGTTGTATATCGTTTAGGATTTGCTCCTTCAAGAAAATCTGCAAGGCAGTTAATTTTGCATAGACATTTTTTAATAGATGATCAGATAGTTGATATACCATCATACATAGTTTCGCCTGGTGAAATAATAAAATTGCGAGACAAAAGTAAAAAATTAGATATAATTCATAATTCACTAAAACGTACTAAAGACAACGTGTATTCGTGGCTACAAATTGATAAAGCTTCTCTATCAGGTACCTTTTTACAAGTACCGGAAAGGGTAGAAGTGCCTCTCAATGCCAACGAACAACTTATCGTTGAGTTGTATTCTAAGTAA
- a CDS encoding DNA-directed RNA polymerase subunit alpha — MSFSFIKMPEAVVLDETSYSNTYGKFTVQPLERGFGVTLGNSLRRVLLSSLTGSAITAIKIDGILHEFSTIPGVVEDVAEIILNLKQVRMKILNKKTNKFELSFTGPHNFTAADMLKNSADIEILNPDLHIATLNKDAKFSMEIRFGFGKGYVPSGEQIIPDQTIGLIPIDSIFTPIKNVKYDIENVRIGEKNDYEKLTMEVITDGSITPEDALTNSAKILKDHIQMFINFDVEPEEEKIVSEQDAEKDRIKRILLTNVDDLELSVRSHNCLKAANIKSLADLVRRDENEMLKFRNFGRKSLAELIEIVDTYGLEFGMDVEKYLNEKTETE; from the coding sequence ATGAGTTTTTCTTTTATTAAAATGCCCGAAGCTGTTGTTTTAGATGAAACGAGTTACTCTAATACCTATGGAAAGTTTACGGTTCAACCGTTAGAAAGAGGTTTTGGTGTAACTTTGGGTAACTCTCTTCGTAGAGTTTTGTTATCATCATTAACCGGATCTGCTATTACAGCAATTAAAATCGATGGAATTCTGCATGAATTTAGTACAATTCCTGGTGTGGTAGAAGATGTTGCCGAAATCATTCTAAACTTAAAACAAGTTAGAATGAAAATTCTTAACAAGAAAACAAATAAGTTTGAACTTTCTTTTACCGGACCACATAATTTTACTGCAGCAGATATGCTAAAAAATAGTGCGGATATTGAAATACTTAACCCGGATTTGCATATTGCCACACTTAATAAAGATGCCAAATTCAGTATGGAAATAAGGTTTGGATTTGGGAAAGGATATGTTCCATCCGGTGAACAGATAATTCCAGATCAAACAATTGGATTAATCCCAATTGATTCCATCTTCACACCAATTAAAAATGTTAAATACGATATTGAAAATGTTCGTATTGGTGAGAAAAATGATTACGAAAAATTAACCATGGAAGTAATTACTGATGGTTCAATTACACCAGAAGATGCTCTTACAAATTCCGCAAAGATTTTGAAAGATCACATTCAAATGTTCATTAACTTTGATGTAGAACCAGAAGAAGAAAAAATTGTAAGCGAACAGGATGCAGAGAAAGATAGAATTAAAAGAATTCTTCTAACGAATGTTGATGATCTTGAACTTAGTGTTCGATCACATAATTGCCTGAAAGCTGCAAATATAAAATCTCTTGCGGATCTGGTTAGACGAGACGAAAATGAAATGCTTAAGTTCAGAAACTTTGGCAGAAAGTCTCTTGCAGAACTTATTGAAATTGTTGATACTTATGGATTGGAATTTGGAATGGATGTAGAAAAATACTTGAATGAAAAAACAGAAACTGAATAA
- the rplQ gene encoding 50S ribosomal protein L17, with the protein MRHNNKGRKLGRTASHREATLEALSTSLLKYKRIKTTVAKAKEARTFVEPLITKAKENTVHARRHVARFINDKDVVKELFTEIVPKIGERPGGYTRVVKLGRRLGDAAEIAILELVDYNEVANLKAVEKKEKKAEKKEKKAEKKAKEKKTDEVPVAEEK; encoded by the coding sequence ATGAGACATAACAATAAAGGTAGAAAGTTAGGAAGAACAGCAAGTCATCGGGAAGCTACGTTAGAAGCTTTATCAACTTCTTTGCTTAAATATAAAAGAATTAAAACTACAGTTGCTAAAGCAAAAGAAGCAAGAACATTTGTTGAACCGCTTATTACAAAAGCAAAAGAGAATACTGTTCATGCAAGAAGACATGTTGCAAGATTTATTAATGATAAAGATGTAGTAAAAGAATTATTTACTGAAATCGTTCCTAAAATTGGTGAACGTCCAGGTGGATATACAAGGGTTGTAAAACTTGGCAGAAGATTAGGTGATGCAGCTGAAATAGCAATTCTTGAATTGGTAGATTATAATGAAGTTGCTAATTTGAAAGCCGTTGAGAAAAAAGAGAAGAAAGCTGAAAAGAAAGAGAAGAAAGCTGAAAAGAAAGCCAAGGAAAAGAAAACTGACGAAGTTCCAGTAGCTGAAGAAAAATAA
- the yihA gene encoding ribosome biogenesis GTP-binding protein YihA/YsxC, whose amino-acid sequence MYKKIEFLKSVFDTKDLPKNNLPEVVLCGRSNVGKSSFINSFFNKKYLAKISSAPGKTRSLNYYNVEDLFYLVDLPGYGYAKVSKEERNKWSALVQSYFSSGREIKLAIHFIDSRNKPTQLDFDLNNYLKKLLIPYTVILSKIDKLKQSELAFAKKEISSYFPELFLGENLLFYSSIKGTGKKEVQKKFSILFQKSDSLLI is encoded by the coding sequence ATGTATAAGAAAATTGAATTTCTAAAATCAGTCTTTGATACAAAAGACTTACCCAAAAATAATCTTCCGGAAGTAGTTCTATGTGGTCGTTCAAATGTTGGCAAGTCATCATTTATCAATTCCTTTTTTAACAAAAAGTATCTGGCAAAAATAAGTTCTGCGCCTGGTAAAACACGCTCACTTAATTATTACAATGTAGAAGATTTGTTTTACCTTGTAGATCTCCCCGGTTATGGTTATGCTAAGGTAAGTAAAGAGGAAAGAAATAAATGGAGTGCATTAGTTCAATCTTACTTTAGCAGTGGCAGGGAAATTAAACTTGCTATTCATTTTATTGATAGCCGGAATAAACCAACTCAGCTAGATTTCGATTTAAATAATTATCTTAAAAAATTACTTATTCCATACACTGTAATTTTAAGCAAGATTGATAAACTTAAACAATCTGAATTAGCATTTGCCAAGAAGGAAATCAGCAGTTATTTTCCGGAATTATTTTTAGGAGAAAACCTTTTATTCTATTCATCCATTAAAGGAACTGGCAAAAAGGAAGTGCAAAAAAAGTTTTCTATCTTGTTTCAAAAATCAGATTCTCTTTTAATATAG